From Primulina tabacum isolate GXHZ01 chromosome 2, ASM2559414v2, whole genome shotgun sequence, one genomic window encodes:
- the LOC142536801 gene encoding scarecrow-like protein 23, which translates to MLRSLLPTLQHNPKASSSAMNSAGKRAVDLTSPSVAEPVKRHRTHLSHVEKDLQFEEEGENQLQSVAAGASTREDDDLTGLRLLGLLLQCAECVAMDNLDDAGQLLPEIAELSSPFGSSAQRVGAYFADALSARIISSYLSIYSPVSPLCKTHHQKLLNALQIFNSVTPLIKFSHFTANQAIQHALDGADHVHIIDLDIMQGLQWPGLFHILASKSRKVKSFRITGFGSSAELLNSTGQRLAEFATALNISFEFQPIQGKIGNIKDLSQLNIKVGETIVVHWMHHCLYDVSGSDLGASRILTMLRPKLITIVEQDLSHGGSFLGRFVEALHYYSALFDALGDGLEAESVERHTVEQQLFGCEIRNIVAVGGPKRTGEVKVERWEDELVRGGFRSISLAGNPAAQANLLLGMFPWQGYTLAEEGGCLKLGWKDLALLTASAWQPCE; encoded by the coding sequence ATGCTTCGTAGTTTACTGCCAACCCTTCAACACAATCCCAAAGCCTCTTCTTCCGCCATGAACTCCGCCGGCAAGCGCGCCGTTGACCTTACTAGCCCTTCTGTAGCCGAGCCCGTCAAGCGCCATCGAACTCATCTCTCCCACGTCGAGAAGGACCTACAATTCGAGGAAGAGGGGGAGAATCAGCTGCAGTCCGTCGCTGCTGGAGCTTCCACCAGGGAGGATGATGATTTGACCGGACTGCGCCTCCTCGGGTTACTTCTGCAATGCGCCGAGTGTGTAGCCATGGATAACCTCGACGACGCCGGCCAGCTCCTGCCTGAAATAGCTGAGCTTTCCTCCCCCTTCGGTTCTTCCGCCCAAAGGGTCGGCGCGTACTTTGCTGACGCGCTTTCAGCGCGCATCATCAGCTCATATCTAAGCATCTACTCACCCGTCAGCCCTCTTTGCAAAACCCATCATCAAAAACTCCTGAACGCACTACAAATCTTCAACTCTGTCACCCCTTTAATCAAATTCTCACACTTCACAGCCAACCAAGCCATCCAGCATGCATTGGACGGTGCTGATCATGTCCACATAATCGACCTGGACATCATGCAGGGCCTTCAATGGCCAGGATTGTTTCACATTCTCGCTTCCAAGTCAAGAAAGGTCAAGTCTTTTAGAATCACAGGATTTGGATCCTCAGCAGAGTTACTTAACTCAACTGGTCAGCGTTTAGCTGAATTTGCTACTGCACTTAACATTTCTTTTGAGTTTCAGCCCATACAAGGGAAGATTGGAAACATAAAAGATTTAAGTCAATTAAATATCAAAGTGGGAGAAACCATAGTGGTACATTGGATGCATCATTGCTTGTATGATGTATCAGGGAGTGACTTGGGAGCTTCAAGAATACTAACTATGTTGAGGCCGAAACTGATAACCATTGTTGAACAGGATTTGAGCCATGGAGGAAGTTTCTTGGGACGATTTGTGGAGGCGTTGCATTATTATTCAGCTTTATTTGATGCGTTAGGGGACGGATTGGAGGCGGAGAGCGTGGAGAGGCACACAGTGGAGCAGCAGCTCTTCGGGTGTGAGATTCGGAACATTGTGGCAGTAGGTGGACCGAAGCGGACGGGGGAAGTGAAGGTGGAGAGGTGGGAAGATGAGTTGGTTCGAGGCGGATTTCGATCAATTTCCCTTGCTGGTAACCCTGCTGCTCAAGCCAACTTATTGCTTGGGATGTTTCCTTGGCAGGGGTATACATTGGCAGAAGAGGGTGGATGCTTGAAGTTGGGATGGAAAGATTTGGCATTGCTCACGGCCTCAGCTTGGCAGCCATGTGAATAG